One Leptospiraceae bacterium genomic window carries:
- a CDS encoding SpoIIE family protein phosphatase: MKNRIQCWNQSRIGKYLITILFLFSSLTQVYAQSQSLNSFQIIKSLDEITSLDSNANSKWYLSTEEINPTEFTTKYFDYGTNSNSWIEYKIPSNYNKIEQGKPDIHRIWLMKSILLPENFSANSISIRLGTISDRDKTYFNGVLIGETGEFGSSQPRAYDKVRIYEIPSSLIRKGKENLILIQAEEYFEGYIGIDQDKTEIGPTKIMEKHFYGDEYIKLLLLMVYITVGFYFLFLYLRRQKERENLLFAAFTILLVAYQFLRNQIKYDIGIDFVYLKKIEYLILNILIPIFAHFIRVYFKYKWNSVLKAMDFIILASFLYVLFVLNVRHYDFINTMIVQPIWVIYIGMLIYYLINQIREKNKDAIFILAGAIIVIAASIVDMLSSRGILVTPRVVGYAFIFFILSLAIILANRFVRLNEEVEELNESLERKVALRTEELSQSLADVKKIKMSQDGDYFLTSLLIKPLGRNHADKNQVLIDFIVKQKKTFEFKNKVSDLGGDLCRAESLTLCNRDMTVFFNADAMGKSMQGAGGALVTGSVFDSILERTRLSKTVQEEYPEKWLKDSFIELHKVFESFQGSMLVSIVMGLIDNQTGLMYFINAEHPVSVLYRDGKASFIDEDFIFRKLGTEITQSYIHVKTFQMKDGDIVVNGSDGRDDILILDEKTGEKKLNYDQNLFLGTVEKSKADINKIVDLLYKTGEITDDLSLMSIQFTGKEPLTNREADHKRIKTLIQVKEYQQAIVVAEDYLNFNPSDTESIFLISYAYKKLQRFKEAIKFGERVRLREPEHIRNLVNLAHCYFRLKNIERAKYLAGLIPDGGREKAFTKIFLLED; the protein is encoded by the coding sequence ATGAAAAACAGAATTCAATGCTGGAATCAATCTCGAATCGGGAAATATTTAATTACAATTCTATTTTTATTTTCTTCTTTAACGCAAGTATACGCACAAAGCCAGAGTCTTAATTCTTTTCAGATTATAAAATCTTTAGATGAAATTACGAGTTTAGATTCAAATGCAAATTCGAAATGGTATTTATCGACAGAAGAAATAAATCCTACTGAGTTTACGACAAAGTATTTTGACTATGGAACAAATTCAAATTCCTGGATAGAATATAAAATTCCTTCCAATTATAATAAAATAGAACAGGGCAAGCCAGACATCCATAGAATCTGGCTAATGAAAAGTATCCTCTTACCAGAAAATTTTTCAGCAAACTCAATTTCAATTCGTCTTGGCACTATCAGTGATAGAGATAAAACTTATTTCAATGGAGTGTTAATTGGCGAGACAGGAGAATTTGGAAGCTCGCAACCAAGAGCCTATGATAAAGTTCGCATCTACGAAATCCCTTCTAGTCTAATCCGAAAAGGAAAAGAAAATCTAATTCTAATTCAAGCAGAAGAATACTTTGAAGGCTATATTGGCATCGATCAAGATAAAACAGAAATAGGTCCCACAAAAATTATGGAGAAACATTTTTATGGGGATGAATATATAAAACTTTTACTTTTAATGGTTTATATAACAGTTGGATTTTATTTTTTATTCTTATACCTTCGTAGACAAAAGGAAAGAGAAAACTTACTATTTGCCGCTTTCACTATCCTACTCGTTGCCTATCAATTTTTAAGAAACCAAATTAAGTATGATATAGGAATAGACTTTGTATACTTAAAAAAAATTGAATACCTAATTTTAAATATCCTAATACCAATCTTTGCTCATTTCATTCGTGTCTATTTTAAATACAAATGGAACTCTGTATTAAAGGCAATGGACTTTATCATCTTAGCTTCTTTTCTTTATGTGCTTTTTGTTTTAAATGTGCGCCATTATGATTTTATCAATACAATGATAGTGCAACCAATCTGGGTGATTTATATTGGAATGCTAATCTACTATCTAATAAACCAAATTAGAGAAAAGAATAAGGACGCAATATTCATATTAGCCGGTGCAATCATAGTCATTGCGGCGTCTATTGTGGATATGTTAAGTAGTAGAGGAATTCTTGTTACTCCTAGAGTCGTAGGGTATGCTTTTATTTTTTTCATTCTAAGCCTTGCAATCATTCTAGCAAACCGATTTGTGAGACTCAACGAAGAAGTAGAAGAGCTCAACGAAAGCCTCGAAAGAAAAGTAGCACTCCGCACAGAAGAATTAAGCCAGAGTCTAGCAGATGTAAAAAAAATAAAAATGTCGCAAGATGGAGATTATTTTTTGACCTCTCTCTTGATTAAACCTCTCGGTCGCAATCATGCAGATAAAAACCAGGTTCTAATTGATTTTATTGTAAAACAAAAAAAGACTTTTGAATTTAAAAATAAAGTCTCCGATTTAGGAGGAGATCTCTGTCGCGCAGAGAGTTTAACACTGTGTAACCGCGATATGACAGTTTTCTTCAATGCTGATGCAATGGGGAAATCTATGCAGGGTGCCGGCGGTGCGCTGGTGACTGGCTCTGTGTTTGATTCCATTCTAGAAAGAACAAGACTCAGTAAAACAGTGCAAGAAGAATATCCTGAAAAATGGTTGAAAGATTCTTTTATTGAACTTCATAAAGTTTTTGAAAGCTTCCAGGGCTCAATGCTTGTTTCTATTGTAATGGGTTTAATAGACAATCAAACCGGTCTTATGTATTTTATCAATGCAGAGCATCCTGTAAGTGTTCTTTATCGAGATGGAAAAGCGAGTTTCATTGATGAAGATTTTATCTTTCGAAAATTAGGAACAGAAATTACACAGAGTTATATTCACGTAAAAACATTTCAAATGAAAGATGGTGATATTGTTGTAAATGGTTCTGATGGAAGAGATGACATTCTAATTCTAGATGAAAAAACGGGAGAGAAAAAACTAAACTACGACCAGAATCTATTTTTAGGCACAGTAGAAAAATCTAAAGCTGATATAAACAAAATCGTAGACTTACTTTATAAGACAGGAGAGATTACTGACGATTTGTCTCTGATGAGCATTCAATTTACAGGCAAAGAGCCATTAACCAATAGAGAAGCAGATCATAAAAGAATTAAAACCTTGATTCAAGTAAAAGAATACCAACAGGCTATTGTAGTAGCAGAAGATTATTTAAATTTTAATCCATCTGACACAGAAAGTATTTTTCTAATTTCTTACGCATACAAAAAACTCCAAAGGTTTAAGGAAGCTATTAAATTCGGAGAGAGAGTTCGACTGAGAGAACCAGAACATATTCGCAATCTAGTAAACCTAGCTCATTGTTATTTCAGGTTGAAAAATATCGAAAGAGCAAAATACCTTGCAGGCTTAATTCCCGACGGCGGTAGAGAAAAAGCGTTTACTAAGATTTTTCTTTTAGAAGATTAG